The Trichocoleus sp. FACHB-46 genome has a segment encoding these proteins:
- a CDS encoding peptidase C15, translating into MPQTILLTSFATWQPHQQSNSSDDLLEIVSHQNPYPQQLHFLRQIPVDFNIAPSQLLAKVDELQPSIILCCGMAESRCLLTVESNGKHGDEVITTPLDLESLIAALRITAISHDAGQFVCNWLYYSLLKYCREQKLQNHCLFVHVPVLTPQNLELVVPDFLTIMQRLLSL; encoded by the coding sequence ATGCCACAAACCATTCTCCTCACTTCTTTTGCCACCTGGCAACCCCACCAGCAATCGAACTCTTCTGATGACTTACTGGAAATAGTCTCCCACCAAAATCCTTACCCCCAACAACTGCATTTTCTCCGCCAGATTCCAGTCGATTTTAATATCGCCCCATCTCAGCTTCTAGCCAAAGTAGATGAATTACAACCCAGCATCATCCTTTGTTGTGGCATGGCAGAAAGCCGCTGTCTGCTCACAGTGGAGTCCAATGGCAAGCATGGCGATGAGGTTATCACCACACCTCTAGATTTAGAGTCCTTAATCGCAGCCCTACGCATAACAGCCATCAGTCACGATGCTGGCCAATTTGTTTGTAATTGGCTTTATTACTCGCTCTTGAAATATTGCAGAGAGCAAAAGCTCCAGAATCATTGCCTCTTTGTTCACGTACCAGTTTTGACTCCACAAAACCTAGAACTCGTCGTGCCCGATTTCTTAACAATTATGCAGCGCTTGCTGAGCCTGTAA
- the rsmD gene encoding 16S rRNA (guanine(966)-N(2))-methyltransferase RsmD, whose product MSLRIYGNRQLKTLPGQITRPTSARVREALFNMWQGKVEGCRWLDLCTGSGAMGAEALCRGAASVLGIEQSSRACSLIRQNWQQVAKPEQQFQVWRGDILQRLPGAAGQQFDCIYFDPPYASDLYQPVLEAIAHYQLLAPGGEVAVEHDPQGWTIGQIPTLEVCREKNYGNTALTFYCQATT is encoded by the coding sequence ATGAGTTTAAGGATTTATGGAAATCGCCAACTAAAGACTCTGCCTGGGCAGATTACTCGACCTACATCTGCTCGGGTTCGAGAAGCTTTGTTTAACATGTGGCAGGGAAAGGTGGAAGGCTGCCGTTGGTTAGATTTGTGTACAGGTAGCGGCGCGATGGGAGCAGAGGCACTGTGCCGGGGAGCTGCTTCAGTACTGGGGATTGAGCAATCGAGCCGAGCTTGTAGCTTGATTCGGCAAAATTGGCAGCAGGTAGCCAAACCAGAGCAGCAATTTCAGGTGTGGCGGGGGGATATCTTGCAGCGCTTGCCAGGAGCCGCCGGCCAACAGTTTGACTGCATTTATTTTGATCCGCCTTATGCTAGCGATTTGTATCAACCCGTTTTAGAGGCGATCGCGCATTATCAACTCCTAGCGCCAGGGGGCGAAGTAGCTGTGGAACATGACCCTCAAGGTTGGACAATCGGTCAAATACCCACGCTGGAAGTTTGCCGTGAGAAAAACTATGGCAACACTGCCTTAACGTTTTACTGTCAAGCTACGACTTGA
- a CDS encoding helix-turn-helix transcriptional regulator, which produces MQENVVELIRELMKTQQMSIRKISARIAKEHGGSALGYTQQINRILNDSDYDPNFSTVQKVLSALNCSFWQLTTSQTNFDFKAIEGRLDHLDTELADLKLTVDQLRGSVEGLVQELRLSQPEVKRPSASIHSSS; this is translated from the coding sequence ATGCAAGAAAATGTGGTGGAATTAATTCGAGAGCTGATGAAAACTCAGCAGATGAGTATTCGCAAAATTTCCGCGCGAATTGCTAAAGAGCATGGAGGCAGTGCTTTAGGCTATACTCAGCAAATTAATCGGATTCTGAATGATTCGGACTACGATCCTAATTTTTCTACCGTTCAAAAAGTGCTTTCTGCCCTCAATTGTTCCTTCTGGCAATTGACGACTTCTCAGACAAATTTCGACTTTAAAGCGATAGAAGGGCGTTTAGATCACTTAGATACAGAGCTTGCAGATTTAAAGCTGACGGTGGACCAACTCCGGGGATCTGTTGAAGGATTGGTGCAAGAATTACGCCTTAGCCAGCCTGAAGTAAAGCGGCCATCAGCTTCTATTCATTCGTCTAGTTAG
- the hisH gene encoding imidazole glycerol phosphate synthase subunit HisH, with the protein MAVIAVVDYDMGNLHSVCKGLERAGATPQITDRPDEIAQADAVVLPGVGAFDPAVQHLRSRHLEAPIKQAIASGKPFLGICLGLQILFDGSEEGQEPGLGIVPGVVRHFRREPGITIPHMGWNQLNLTQPQLPIWQSLPAQPWVYFVHSYYVDPIDPQARAATVTHGSQIVTAAIARDNLMAVQFHPEKSSDAGLQILANFVSQVRTASLVESR; encoded by the coding sequence ATGGCAGTCATTGCAGTGGTCGATTATGACATGGGCAACTTGCACTCGGTTTGCAAAGGCTTGGAGCGAGCAGGAGCCACACCTCAAATTACCGATCGCCCTGATGAGATCGCTCAAGCAGATGCAGTTGTCCTCCCTGGCGTGGGAGCCTTTGACCCAGCAGTGCAACATCTGCGATCGCGCCATTTAGAAGCACCCATCAAACAAGCGATCGCCAGTGGTAAGCCATTTCTAGGCATTTGCTTAGGCTTGCAAATTTTGTTTGACGGCAGTGAGGAAGGCCAAGAACCAGGCTTAGGAATTGTGCCTGGGGTGGTGCGTCATTTTCGCCGAGAGCCTGGAATTACAATTCCCCACATGGGTTGGAATCAGCTCAACTTGACGCAACCCCAATTACCTATCTGGCAAAGCTTGCCTGCTCAGCCTTGGGTGTATTTTGTCCACTCTTACTATGTTGATCCTATTGATCCTCAAGCGCGGGCTGCCACAGTGACGCATGGTTCCCAAATCGTGACAGCGGCGATCGCCCGAGACAATTTGATGGCGGTGCAGTTCCATCCCGAAAAGTCTTCTGATGCAGGCTTACAGATTTTAGCGAACTTTGTCAGTCAGGTTCGGACTGCCAGTTTAGTTGAATCACGATAA
- a CDS encoding DUF3370 domain-containing protein yields MFSLLPLFTLAQATPTPSPPPSEEFVRLQEVRALPGQLDDVLVFNSNSPEVVQKEGILLSTFPSANKRFPAAHLNVPLQGRFDLFAHHIAKATTPEDLKTLYLGAILHNSSSQPVTVDILQAASYLSQPDAPFIELPPYIENPTGSVYAGPGDRAMNDILRGRRQADFPAQLVIPPGESRMLLNLPIPVKTLDPPINGRSTLMRLRSNGPVYLATLGMFAQTNADGNERAPTLEEWESLLNNGELSGPRDRTPTPPDIKTGQVIYSRVAGVAQGSTWQSQLVDSPTNQFLTIPTAGQAFSYGLSTLLAGTLGTNQIQSAPIQARYSDTAYQAHGNYAVQYNLTLPLHNPTSQSQRVTVSLETPLKEDALSKQGLRFLEPPARQVFFRGNVRIRYNDESNRPLTQYIHLVQRRGEEGEPLVTLSIPSNQHRLVQVDFLYPPDSTPPQVLTVKTLDTPN; encoded by the coding sequence ATGTTCTCGTTGTTGCCCCTCTTCACTTTGGCTCAAGCCACTCCTACGCCTTCCCCACCGCCTTCGGAAGAATTTGTGCGTCTGCAAGAAGTCAGGGCGTTACCTGGTCAGTTAGATGATGTTTTAGTCTTCAATAGCAATAGCCCGGAAGTAGTGCAGAAAGAAGGGATTCTACTTTCGACCTTTCCTTCTGCAAATAAACGCTTTCCTGCGGCTCATCTTAATGTCCCCCTTCAGGGCCGCTTCGATCTCTTCGCACATCACATTGCTAAAGCGACTACCCCTGAAGATTTGAAGACACTGTATTTAGGTGCAATTCTCCACAACTCCAGCAGCCAACCAGTCACCGTTGATATCCTGCAAGCCGCTAGTTATCTCAGCCAACCAGATGCCCCCTTTATTGAGCTACCTCCCTACATTGAAAATCCAACTGGGAGCGTCTACGCAGGCCCAGGCGATCGCGCCATGAATGATATCTTGCGAGGCAGAAGGCAAGCTGACTTCCCAGCACAACTGGTGATCCCACCCGGGGAAAGCCGCATGCTCCTCAATCTCCCAATCCCAGTTAAAACTCTCGATCCGCCTATCAATGGTCGCTCTACATTAATGCGCTTAAGGAGCAACGGACCAGTCTATCTGGCTACTTTAGGGATGTTTGCGCAGACCAATGCAGATGGGAATGAACGGGCTCCCACACTAGAGGAATGGGAAAGCCTCTTGAACAATGGTGAGTTATCAGGACCACGCGATCGGACTCCTACACCTCCAGATATCAAAACAGGCCAAGTAATTTACAGTCGAGTCGCTGGAGTCGCTCAAGGATCTACCTGGCAATCTCAACTTGTCGATAGCCCCACTAACCAATTCCTAACCATTCCGACGGCAGGACAAGCATTCTCCTATGGCCTCAGCACATTACTAGCTGGAACTTTAGGGACGAATCAAATCCAGAGCGCTCCGATACAAGCTCGTTATTCCGATACAGCCTACCAAGCCCACGGCAACTACGCAGTTCAGTACAACTTGACTCTGCCGCTCCACAATCCTACTAGCCAATCACAGAGAGTTACCGTTTCCCTAGAGACACCCCTCAAAGAAGATGCACTCAGTAAACAGGGCCTACGTTTCCTAGAACCACCTGCTCGTCAAGTGTTCTTTCGGGGTAACGTTCGAATCCGTTATAACGATGAGAGCAATCGGCCGCTCACTCAATATATCCATTTAGTACAACGGCGAGGCGAAGAAGGTGAACCACTCGTCACCTTAAGTATTCCTAGCAACCAGCACCGCCTCGTTCAGGTTGATTTTCTTTACCCTCCTGACTCAACTCCGCCCCAAGTTCTAACAGTCAAAACCCTAGACACCCCCAATTAG
- a CDS encoding ABC transporter ATP-binding protein, whose amino-acid sequence MKTRSHYWQLLPYLKPHWRTIARAFACTLIFTAFWPALVWLAGKLLSLTAKGDIRELAQVAGVVAVGFLVQKTAQYGQDSLMAKAALAIAYDLRRRVYSHLQTLNLSYFETAQTGDLTYRLTEDIDRIGEVVNKIFHDFIPCVLQLVVVLGYMIYLNWQLTLATFLVAPLMGVLISWFGQKMLLFSRSSQNRVSDLSSLLTEVFSGIRLVRAFAAEDYEIDRFSREAERNRQAKYLAAWLRAVQFPVVGFLYALSVLLLLLLGGWQISQGNLTGAEFGSYVAGVGLLIDPIAHITDNYNEFKQGEASVDRIYELFAIQPAVTEKANAQSMPAVTGKVECRNIGFSYQPDQPVLENLSLLALPGEAIALVGASGAGKTTLVNLLPRFYDPQAGQVLIDGVDIRDVTLRSLRQQIGIVPQETILFSGTIAQNIAFGRAKFDLDAVEAAAKVANAHQFITQLPEGYQTWVGERGVNLSGGQRQRIAIARAVLLDPRILILDEATSALDSESEALVQEALERLMQGRTVFIIAHRLATVRRADRILVLEKGRVVESGTHAELLAQGDRYARFYAQQFQIG is encoded by the coding sequence TTGAAGACACGATCGCACTATTGGCAGCTACTGCCTTACCTTAAACCCCACTGGCGCACGATCGCTCGAGCTTTTGCTTGCACGCTTATATTTACTGCTTTTTGGCCTGCTTTAGTCTGGCTAGCAGGGAAGTTGCTGAGTCTCACCGCTAAAGGAGACATCAGGGAGCTAGCTCAAGTAGCAGGGGTGGTTGCCGTCGGGTTTCTGGTGCAGAAAACAGCTCAGTATGGGCAAGATTCGCTCATGGCTAAGGCTGCTTTGGCGATCGCCTATGACCTGCGGCGGCGAGTCTATAGTCATCTACAAACCCTCAACCTCAGCTATTTTGAAACGGCGCAAACTGGGGATTTAACTTACCGCCTGACCGAAGATATCGATCGCATTGGCGAAGTCGTGAATAAGATCTTTCATGACTTCATTCCTTGCGTGTTGCAACTCGTGGTCGTGTTGGGCTACATGATCTATCTCAACTGGCAACTGACCCTCGCAACCTTTCTTGTTGCTCCCCTGATGGGGGTTCTGATTAGTTGGTTTGGTCAAAAAATGCTGCTTTTTTCTCGCAGCAGTCAAAATCGAGTTTCTGACTTGTCCTCACTGCTCACCGAAGTGTTTAGTGGCATTCGTCTGGTGCGGGCCTTTGCCGCCGAGGACTATGAAATCGATCGCTTTAGTCGCGAAGCAGAGCGCAATCGCCAAGCCAAATATCTAGCCGCTTGGTTGCGGGCGGTGCAATTTCCTGTAGTAGGGTTTCTCTACGCGCTAAGTGTGTTGTTGTTGCTGCTTTTAGGGGGTTGGCAGATCTCCCAAGGCAACCTAACTGGAGCTGAATTTGGTAGTTATGTGGCAGGAGTCGGCTTGCTGATCGATCCGATCGCGCACATTACCGATAACTACAACGAATTCAAGCAAGGCGAAGCTTCTGTCGATCGCATCTATGAGTTGTTTGCCATCCAGCCCGCTGTCACGGAAAAAGCGAATGCTCAGTCCATGCCTGCGGTGACTGGCAAAGTGGAGTGTCGCAACATTGGTTTTAGCTACCAACCCGATCAGCCTGTGCTGGAAAATCTCAGCCTCCTAGCTTTGCCTGGAGAAGCGATCGCTCTAGTCGGTGCTTCTGGAGCAGGAAAAACTACCTTGGTGAATCTCCTGCCGCGTTTCTATGACCCTCAAGCAGGCCAAGTGCTGATTGATGGTGTAGATATCCGTGATGTCACTTTGCGAAGTTTACGGCAGCAGATTGGGATTGTCCCCCAAGAAACAATTTTGTTTTCCGGGACGATCGCCCAAAACATTGCCTTTGGTCGCGCTAAGTTCGATCTGGATGCTGTGGAAGCCGCTGCCAAAGTTGCCAATGCCCATCAATTCATTACTCAGCTCCCGGAAGGTTATCAAACCTGGGTGGGAGAACGGGGCGTTAATTTGTCGGGAGGGCAGCGCCAACGAATTGCGATCGCCCGTGCAGTGCTCCTAGACCCCCGCATTCTCATCCTCGATGAAGCCACCTCAGCTCTAGACTCCGAATCTGAAGCTTTGGTGCAAGAAGCGCTAGAACGGCTGATGCAAGGTCGTACTGTATTCATCATTGCCCATCGTCTTGCGACTGTCCGGCGCGCCGATCGCATTTTGGTATTGGAAAAAGGCCGTGTGGTGGAATCCGGGACTCATGCAGAACTTTTAGCGCAAGGCGATCGCTATGCTCGCTTCTACGCCCAACAATTCCAAATTGGCTAG
- the petG gene encoding cytochrome b6-f complex subunit V: MVEPLLSGIVLGLIPITLAGLFVAAYLQYRRGNQLGL, encoded by the coding sequence GTGGTAGAGCCTTTGCTTTCTGGGATTGTTCTCGGTTTGATTCCCATCACCCTAGCTGGATTGTTTGTTGCAGCGTACCTACAGTACCGTCGCGGCAACCAGCTCGGCCTGTAA
- a CDS encoding cytochrome c, with amino-acid sequence MDNQTIKPEILIQKISLIALSILLTILLVILGVHQWQVSDPYVKSVLSLRGDPVLGHAIFQMNCAGCHGLEADGRVGPSLRNISGRKSKLKLIHQVISGRTPPMPQFQPSPQEMTDLLSYLETL; translated from the coding sequence TTGGATAACCAGACGATTAAGCCCGAAATTTTAATTCAGAAGATCAGCTTAATTGCGCTGTCAATTTTGCTGACGATTTTGTTGGTGATTCTGGGTGTCCACCAATGGCAAGTTTCTGATCCTTACGTCAAGAGTGTGCTGTCTCTTAGAGGAGACCCAGTGCTGGGCCATGCCATCTTTCAAATGAATTGTGCTGGATGTCATGGGCTGGAAGCAGACGGTCGGGTGGGTCCAAGTTTGCGAAATATTTCTGGGCGAAAGTCAAAGTTGAAGCTAATTCATCAAGTGATTAGTGGCAGAACGCCCCCAATGCCACAATTCCAACCGAGTCCGCAAGAAATGACAGATTTGCTGAGCTATCTGGAAACGCTTTAA
- the ahcY gene encoding adenosylhomocysteinase, which produces MTATPIRLKHEVKDLSLAPQGRQRIEWAGREMPVLRQIRDRFAQEKPFEGLRLVACCHVTTETAHLAIALKAGGADAILIASNPLSTQDDVAASLVADHDISVYAQKGEDNDTYHRHVQIALDHRPNIIIDDGSDVVATLIQQRQHQIADLIGTTEETTTGIVRLQAMLRDGVLTFPAMNVNDADTKHFFDNRYGTGQSTLDGIIRATNILLAGKTLVVAGYGWCGKGTAMRARGLGSNVVVTEIDPIKAIEAVMDGFRVMPMSEAAAIGDIFVTVTGNKHVIRAEHFAAMKDGAIVCNSGHFDIEIDLKSLGAKATEVKDVRNFTQEYRLQNGKSVVVLGEGRLVNLAAAEGHPSAVMDMSFANQALACEHLVKNKGNLAPGIHSIPTEVDREIARLKLQAMGVQIDTLTPEQIEYINSWTAGT; this is translated from the coding sequence ATGACCGCGACTCCCATCCGGCTGAAGCACGAAGTCAAAGATTTATCACTTGCACCCCAAGGCAGACAGCGGATCGAATGGGCTGGGCGGGAAATGCCTGTTCTACGTCAGATCCGCGATCGCTTTGCTCAAGAAAAGCCATTTGAAGGGCTGCGTCTCGTTGCTTGCTGCCACGTTACCACGGAAACTGCTCACTTGGCGATCGCGCTCAAGGCGGGTGGAGCTGATGCCATCCTGATCGCCAGCAACCCCCTCTCTACTCAAGATGACGTGGCTGCCAGCTTAGTTGCCGATCACGACATCTCTGTATATGCCCAAAAAGGCGAAGACAACGACACTTACCACCGTCATGTCCAAATCGCTCTCGACCATCGTCCCAACATCATCATCGACGACGGTAGCGATGTGGTTGCAACTCTAATTCAACAGCGCCAGCATCAAATCGCTGACCTGATTGGCACCACCGAAGAAACGACCACCGGGATCGTGCGCCTGCAAGCCATGCTGAGAGATGGCGTGCTCACCTTCCCTGCCATGAACGTCAACGACGCCGACACCAAGCACTTTTTCGATAACCGCTACGGTACAGGCCAATCCACCTTAGACGGCATCATCCGCGCCACCAACATTCTGCTGGCTGGTAAAACGCTAGTGGTCGCTGGTTATGGCTGGTGTGGTAAGGGCACCGCTATGCGGGCTCGCGGCCTTGGCTCCAACGTTGTCGTGACTGAAATCGACCCCATCAAGGCGATCGAAGCAGTCATGGATGGCTTCCGGGTCATGCCCATGTCTGAAGCTGCCGCGATCGGCGATATCTTTGTTACCGTCACAGGCAACAAGCATGTCATCCGGGCTGAGCACTTTGCAGCCATGAAAGATGGTGCGATCGTTTGTAACTCTGGTCACTTCGACATCGAAATTGACCTCAAATCCTTGGGTGCTAAAGCAACCGAAGTGAAAGATGTTCGTAACTTTACCCAAGAGTACCGCTTGCAAAACGGCAAATCGGTTGTGGTTCTGGGCGAAGGTCGCTTGGTCAACTTGGCTGCGGCAGAAGGCCATCCTAGCGCTGTGATGGATATGAGCTTTGCCAACCAAGCTCTCGCTTGCGAACACTTGGTGAAAAACAAGGGTAACTTGGCTCCCGGAATTCACTCTATCCCCACTGAAGTCGATCGCGAAATTGCGCGTTTGAAACTGCAAGCAATGGGTGTGCAAATTGATACGCTCACCCCTGAGCAGATTGAGTACATTAACTCTTGGACTGCTGGAACTTAA
- the panB gene encoding 3-methyl-2-oxobutanoate hydroxymethyltransferase: protein MTVKIQQLSQWKQQGRPIVVLTAWDYAFAQILDQAGADILLVGDSLAMVALGYETTLPITLEEMLHHAKAVRRGVKQALIVVDLPFLSYQESWQQAIQSAGRVLKETGAQAVKLEGGYPAMADTVTHLVQVGIPVMGHVGLTPQSVHQLGYRQQGKSVEAKERILAEAIALEQAGAFAIVLEHIPADLAQQITQKLTIPTIGIGAGPHCDGQVLVTADLLGLSSWQPPFVKTYANLRESITQAVQGFASEVRSQEFPPKP, encoded by the coding sequence ATGACAGTCAAAATCCAGCAGTTGAGCCAATGGAAACAGCAAGGTCGTCCCATCGTCGTACTTACCGCTTGGGACTACGCATTCGCTCAAATTCTGGATCAAGCAGGTGCCGATATTCTCCTCGTTGGAGATTCCCTAGCAATGGTGGCACTAGGCTACGAAACCACATTGCCCATTACTCTCGAAGAAATGCTGCACCATGCTAAAGCAGTTCGCCGTGGAGTCAAACAAGCACTAATTGTCGTTGACCTACCATTTTTAAGCTATCAGGAGAGTTGGCAACAAGCCATCCAGTCAGCAGGGCGAGTCCTCAAAGAAACAGGTGCCCAAGCCGTGAAACTAGAAGGCGGATACCCAGCGATGGCGGATACCGTCACTCATTTAGTGCAGGTTGGCATCCCCGTGATGGGGCACGTCGGCCTGACCCCACAGTCAGTCCATCAACTTGGCTACCGTCAACAAGGCAAATCCGTAGAAGCCAAAGAACGAATTTTGGCAGAAGCGATCGCCCTCGAACAAGCGGGAGCCTTCGCGATCGTCTTAGAACATATACCCGCTGATTTAGCTCAGCAAATCACCCAGAAACTCACTATTCCTACTATCGGCATTGGTGCTGGCCCGCACTGCGACGGTCAGGTGCTCGTTACAGCGGATTTGCTAGGGCTTTCCAGTTGGCAACCTCCTTTCGTTAAAACCTACGCCAACTTACGAGAGAGCATTACCCAAGCAGTGCAAGGCTTTGCCAGTGAGGTGCGATCGCAGGAGTTTCCGCCTAAACCATAA
- a CDS encoding cation:proton antiporter: MSLWQQVTIVICCSFFVTMAIEAVTEGVAIEQNLKQFLLVLSVSLSVATLPRIISWFRQIPYTLLLVIVGLGLAFMDIRLVNLSPELILSIFLPPLLFEAAWNIKWFNLKQDLLPICLFAVLGVVISIAGVAWGLIYLGGVSLTTALLVGASLSATDPVSVIALFRELGAGKRLTTLMEGESLFNDGMAVVAFGFLVGLPLGTSNWDISALLASLIGVVGIGIGVGCLIGFGISYLTQRFDLPLVEQSLTLVSAYGTYLITEDLGGSGVIGVVTTGIILGNIGSRIGMSPRTRLVVTEFWDFLAFFVNSIVFLLIGDQIHFSVLGANLGTIAITIGAMLLSRAIAIYALGALSNGVAKSGISLPDQTVLWWGGLRGSVSIALALSVPTILGEREEIIATVFGTVLFTLLVQGLTVKPLLERLGLLSAQPIQQKYVETIARWVAINRVKKHLTQSDRPEIDPEFYRYQTALVKGQLSDLQSEIDQLHNEYPDLRDFSHELLWEELTAIEADTYAEFVRAGRLNSKLAPLLAENLTQVEEKPL; the protein is encoded by the coding sequence ATGTCACTATGGCAGCAAGTCACGATTGTGATTTGTTGTTCATTCTTCGTAACTATGGCTATAGAAGCAGTAACAGAGGGAGTAGCCATTGAGCAAAATCTCAAGCAGTTTCTCTTGGTGCTCTCTGTTTCCTTAAGTGTGGCCACCCTACCCCGGATCATTAGTTGGTTTCGCCAAATTCCCTACACGCTGCTGTTGGTGATTGTGGGGCTAGGGCTGGCGTTTATGGATATTCGCTTAGTGAATCTTTCGCCAGAGCTAATTCTGTCTATCTTTTTACCACCGCTGTTATTTGAAGCAGCTTGGAATATCAAGTGGTTTAACCTCAAGCAAGACTTGCTCCCGATTTGCTTATTTGCAGTCCTAGGGGTGGTGATTTCGATCGCTGGGGTCGCTTGGGGGTTGATCTACTTAGGAGGTGTCTCCTTGACCACAGCCCTGCTAGTCGGGGCTAGCTTATCCGCCACTGATCCGGTGTCTGTAATTGCTTTGTTTCGAGAGCTAGGCGCAGGTAAACGGTTGACCACCTTGATGGAAGGCGAAAGTCTATTTAACGATGGCATGGCTGTGGTTGCCTTTGGGTTTCTGGTGGGCCTGCCCCTCGGCACTAGCAACTGGGACATCTCAGCTCTGCTCGCCAGTTTAATTGGGGTGGTTGGGATTGGGATTGGCGTGGGCTGTCTGATTGGCTTTGGTATTTCCTATCTGACCCAGCGGTTTGATTTACCCTTGGTGGAGCAATCTCTGACCCTTGTTTCAGCCTACGGTACCTACTTGATTACCGAAGACTTGGGTGGTTCTGGTGTGATCGGCGTCGTCACGACTGGCATCATTTTGGGCAACATCGGCTCTCGGATTGGCATGAGTCCTCGAACTCGGCTGGTAGTGACTGAGTTTTGGGACTTCTTAGCTTTTTTCGTCAACTCAATCGTGTTCTTGCTGATTGGTGATCAAATTCATTTTTCGGTGCTCGGTGCGAACCTAGGCACGATCGCCATCACGATTGGGGCCATGCTCCTCTCCCGTGCGATCGCCATCTATGCTTTAGGTGCCCTGAGTAATGGGGTAGCTAAATCTGGCATTTCCTTACCGGATCAGACGGTGTTGTGGTGGGGCGGGTTGCGGGGTTCGGTTTCCATTGCCCTGGCCCTGAGCGTGCCCACAATTTTGGGAGAGCGAGAAGAAATCATTGCCACCGTCTTTGGCACAGTTCTATTCACCCTCTTAGTTCAAGGACTCACGGTCAAACCGTTGCTAGAGCGTCTAGGACTCCTAAGCGCTCAACCCATCCAGCAAAAATATGTAGAAACGATCGCTCGTTGGGTGGCGATTAATCGAGTCAAAAAACACCTGACGCAAAGCGATCGCCCCGAAATTGACCCGGAATTTTACCGCTATCAAACTGCACTGGTCAAAGGTCAGCTCAGCGATTTGCAGAGTGAGATTGACCAACTCCACAATGAGTATCCGGATCTGCGCGATTTTAGCCATGAGCTTCTATGGGAAGAACTAACAGCGATCGAAGCCGATACCTATGCAGAATTCGTGCGGGCAGGTCGCCTAAATAGCAAACTTGCTCCCCTGCTAGCAGAAAACTTAACTCAGGTTGAAGAGAAACCCCTGTAG
- a CDS encoding DedA family protein: MAEWITNTMNSLGYVGIGLLMFLENLFPPIPSELIMPLAGFTVFQGKMQFFYAVLAGVLGTVLGALPWYYAGKLLGEERLKALADRYGKWLSISSKDIDRADDWFDRYNAKAVFFCRLVPGVRTLISLPAGISGMPMVPFLIYSTLGTTLWVSLLTYAGYALGQNYHVVDKYIGPLSKVVLCILITAFIIWVVKKNWKRA, from the coding sequence ATGGCTGAGTGGATTACCAACACCATGAACTCCCTAGGCTACGTGGGTATTGGTCTATTGATGTTTTTGGAAAATCTTTTTCCACCCATTCCATCTGAGCTGATCATGCCTCTGGCAGGCTTCACAGTTTTTCAGGGCAAAATGCAGTTTTTCTATGCCGTCTTAGCAGGGGTTCTGGGTACGGTATTGGGAGCCTTGCCTTGGTACTATGCAGGCAAATTACTGGGCGAGGAGCGGTTAAAAGCTCTAGCCGATCGCTATGGCAAATGGTTATCTATTTCTAGCAAGGACATTGACCGAGCCGATGACTGGTTCGATCGCTACAATGCCAAAGCTGTATTTTTCTGTCGTCTGGTTCCTGGTGTGCGGACGTTGATTTCTCTCCCTGCTGGCATCAGCGGCATGCCGATGGTACCGTTTCTGATCTACTCCACCCTAGGCACCACTTTATGGGTGAGTCTGTTGACTTATGCAGGCTACGCCCTTGGCCAAAACTATCATGTGGTGGATAAATATATCGGGCCGCTCTCTAAAGTAGTCCTCTGCATTCTGATTACAGCTTTCATTATTTGGGTGGTCAAAAAGAACTGGAAACGCGCTTAA